One window of Candidatus Bathyarchaeia archaeon genomic DNA carries:
- the uppS gene encoding polyprenyl diphosphate synthase codes for MGFKCKLLHAAQGFIEFCVTNRLAVKVYEGILWNQIKGGQIPGHIGVILDGNRRWALEQGYSTAEGHDAGARKVEEFLDWCQKIGGIKTVTIYVLSTENFCRSEEELAEILALLNRYLKAMREDERIHKSRIRVRVIGRVEMLPPDVQENIKQLHEATKDYDNYYLNLAVAYGGRAEIVDAVKKIATRIERGELSSTTLDEKVIESHLYTSFLPNPHPDLIIRTSGEERLSNFLLWQAAYSELCFLDVYWPSFRKIDLMRAIRVYQLRRRRFGV; via the coding sequence ATGGGTTTTAAATGTAAGCTACTTCACGCTGCTCAAGGATTCATTGAGTTTTGCGTAACTAATCGACTGGCGGTAAAGGTCTATGAAGGGATTCTGTGGAATCAGATAAAGGGAGGTCAAATACCCGGCCATATCGGAGTGATACTGGATGGCAACCGCAGGTGGGCTCTGGAGCAGGGCTACTCTACAGCTGAGGGGCATGACGCAGGTGCAAGGAAGGTTGAAGAGTTTCTAGACTGGTGCCAAAAGATTGGCGGAATAAAAACGGTGACGATATATGTTCTCTCAACTGAGAACTTTTGCCGTAGTGAGGAAGAGCTTGCAGAGATACTTGCGTTACTGAACAGGTATCTGAAAGCCATGAGAGAAGATGAGCGAATTCACAAAAGCCGCATTAGGGTTAGAGTGATAGGTAGAGTCGAGATGTTGCCTCCGGACGTACAGGAGAATATAAAGCAACTTCACGAAGCGACAAAAGATTATGATAATTATTACTTAAATCTCGCTGTGGCGTACGGTGGCAGGGCGGAGATAGTTGATGCGGTAAAGAAGATAGCTACTAGAATAGAGAGGGGTGAGTTGTCTTCCACTACGCTTGATGAGAAGGTTATAGAAAGCCACCTATACACAAGCTTCCTTCCAAATCCTCACCCAGACCTTATAATTAGAACCTCAGGAGAGGAGAGGTTAAGCAACTTCTTGCTTTGGCAGGCTGCTTACAGTGAACTCTGCTTCTTAGATGTCTATTGGCCCTCTTTTAGGAAGATCGACCTTATGCGGGCTATAAGAGTATACCAGCTGAGACGTAGGCGTTTTGGCGTCTAA
- a CDS encoding Xaa-Pro peptidase family protein — protein sequence MRAEMENERMDCYVITSPSTIYYLTGYRESVNAPLLLILTLESRPILLVHRMNYTLVKEYAKGCVIKSVSSGSELVKKASAELRKLNIKKVCLDELPASWYLSLKTELSGAKLTLKPEVAWRLRRVKDSLELQLLRQAARISVAGMKAALESLRAGVREYEIAAEAEYTMRKEGSEGVAFETIVSSGRRSAWPHGLCGDRKLAEGDAVILDIGAMYAGYRSDISRTAFVGQPSPDQANVYRAVCSAQEFVLSEMKIGMCGGEVDALARAVLRRYGYARYMLHGLGHGVGIDIHEPPRLGVNSKDLIEEESVVTVEPGVYIEGKFGVRIEDTVAVHKGGLEVLTSCEKLVY from the coding sequence CATGGATTGCTATGTTATTACTTCGCCCTCCACGATTTATTATCTAACCGGATACCGCGAGTCTGTCAACGCGCCTCTCCTCCTAATCCTAACATTGGAGTCTAGACCTATACTCCTAGTTCACAGAATGAACTACACTCTAGTCAAAGAGTATGCAAAGGGCTGCGTCATCAAGTCAGTCAGTTCAGGTAGTGAACTTGTCAAAAAAGCCTCAGCCGAGCTCAGAAAGCTGAATATTAAAAAAGTATGTCTCGACGAGTTGCCGGCATCCTGGTATCTGTCTTTAAAGACTGAGTTGAGTGGTGCAAAGTTGACGCTGAAGCCTGAGGTCGCTTGGAGGCTTAGAAGGGTGAAAGACTCACTAGAACTTCAGCTTCTTAGGCAAGCAGCTCGAATCTCCGTGGCGGGAATGAAGGCAGCTTTAGAGTCTCTCAGGGCTGGTGTGAGAGAGTATGAGATTGCCGCTGAAGCTGAGTATACTATGCGCAAAGAAGGTTCAGAAGGTGTTGCGTTCGAAACGATCGTGAGTTCAGGTCGAAGATCAGCTTGGCCACACGGCCTGTGCGGTGACAGGAAGCTTGCGGAGGGTGACGCAGTTATACTGGATATTGGCGCCATGTATGCGGGGTACCGGTCTGATATAAGTAGAACAGCCTTCGTGGGGCAGCCTTCACCCGACCAAGCTAATGTTTACAGGGCGGTTTGCTCAGCTCAAGAATTCGTCCTCTCGGAAATGAAGATAGGTATGTGTGGTGGCGAAGTTGACGCGCTGGCTAGGGCTGTCCTCCGCAGATATGGTTACGCTCGGTATATGCTGCATGGCCTCGGGCACGGCGTGGGCATAGACATTCATGAGCCCCCTAGATTAGGCGTGAATAGTAAAGATTTGATTGAAGAGGAGAGTGTCGTGACGGTCGAGCCTGGCGTTTACATAGAAGGAAAGTTTGGTGTCAGGATTGAGGATACAGTTGCGGTGCATAAGGGAGGTTTAGAGGTCTTGACATCTTGTGAGAAACTCGTCTATTAG